The Triticum urartu cultivar G1812 chromosome 6, Tu2.1, whole genome shotgun sequence genome includes the window ACTGGGCGGAGAAAGGAGGGTGATGAGGTAAATGTTCACACACACCCCCCTTCTTCCTGATGTATGTTAATGGTTGACACCTTTGAGCCCGCAATCGTCTGGCACGAACTAAAATTTCATTACATTGCAAAATGCGGCAACAACTGATATCCTGTTTTTGTTTGTAAAAACATGGCAACAACTGATCACTTTATGTCTGTTTTTTTGCAGAAGAAGAAACGTATTTGCAACAGAGCCTCCCAAGAACGACTGACTGCGTTGACTGACAAATTCAGCGACGATCAGAAGGGGGCTGCTGCAGAGATGGGTATGCAGTCTATGATGGCTGTCCGGTGCACGAACCTTGTCAACCCTGTATGCGATTGGCTTGGTGAGATCTACGACCCCGCCTCCAGAGAATTCGTGATTCCGGGACGCGGAAGACTACCGCTGAATGAGGAATCCGTGTTCTGCATGTTGGGTGTGCCCTGTGGACATATCAAAGTCTCGTACAAGGTCAACAACGAGATCGAGGAAGCGCTGTTCCCTCGTTTGTTTCCTGGGTTGGAATCCATTCCGAACACGACTGCAGTGGCAGATTCGTTGGAGGCCATGACGACGCACGGAGATGTTTTCAAGATGAAGCTACTCATGTACCTCATCTCAGCCGTTTTCGCGCCGACCACTTCTCTTCGCCCAAGCAACAAATGCTTCCCCATCCTGGTGAATGATCTATCTTTACTACATTATTTTTCCTTCAATTTTTTTGCTCCGATGTCATGTGCAAGCTAGTCACTGACAGttttttttttgttgttttttccattGGAATTCTGACGCGGCAACTCCTTGTCCTGAATTTTATGCGGTGCAGGCGAAACTGAAAGATGTGAAGAACATGAACTGGTGTAAGTTCATTGCCGACTTCCTACATGATGCATTTGCAAGCAAGGTGTACCAGAAGGGTTGTCGACTGCATTTAATGGTATTTTTTTACCGGTCCTTTATGTGAACACTATTTTTTAACACATCTTTATTCATGCATGTCAACATGATCATAACAAGATGGCAACTGCCATGTTGATTATGTGGCAACTGCCATCATGACTATATGGCAACTGCCATCGTACTGTGATGGCAACTGCCAACATGACAACATGGCAACTGCCATCATACTATGATGGCAACTGCCATCACTCTATGATGGCAACTAGCACATGCAGATGGCATATTTTTCGTAAAATACCATATATTTTATCCTGTTATTTGTCGCAAAATACCATGACCGCAACtgatttttctttctttttaaaATTGTTGTACATCAGCTCATGTACGTCGACTGCCTTGATCTGTCCACCGTGGACTTCACTGGGACAGGAGGCCCGCCGCCTGCGCACAAGTTTGCTGTTTCTGCATGGACTATCGATGCTGTCAAGGCTGTGCTTGCTGCAGACAGGGTAACTGATAGGAAATATGGTAAACTGCAGGTTAGTTCTGCTTTTTTTTGCAACACATGAACTGGTAGTCAGTGTTCATCATTCTCTCTCTTATATCATTGctacttttttttctttctccccAGCTGATGGCCAAGCATTCTATAGACTACAGCGTGTTTGGGGGGCCTCAAAACTTTGAAAAGTGGATGGACGTGCACTCAGCTCCGTCTTGTCCTTCAGAGGTAATCAAAAGATCTACATATATGGTTTGTCGTGGAGTATTTTTCGATGTCGTGCAAGTGATTGCAATACAGGGTTGTCATTGACGCCTCTTTGTTTTGTGTACAGGCGAGGGCACCTGTTGAGCAGCTAATAGGGCAGTTTGCATCTGGAATGACTGGCTTGCTCGGGAAGTTGGTTGAGGGGTGGACGTCCCTCAGTGGCTCTGACGGCGACGCGGTTGCGAGGCAATTCACTTCATTCGTCCCAGAACGTACACACCGGCCAACCGGTTGCCGTGGCCGGTATGACTACAACAGTTCCCAGGAGCCCGCTAACACACAAGATGAACTAGGTGGAGACGCTGGTCTCAGCAAGGATGACGATGATGTCATGGATAATGTGCAAGAGGACACCGATGATGATGAACACGCTGAAGTTCGCGCAGGTGGTAACAAGGGCAAGGATGCAACAGATGTCCCCCAACCGGATAAAGTCAAACAACACACGGCTGTGAGAGGCGAAGGGGTTTTGCCATCAAAGAGGGGGATGGCTCCAGAGGGTGCTGGGCAAGTTTCTGCTGGCAAGAGGTCTAGGACCGACCCTGTAGCTGCCAGGAAGAGGTTCGACTTTCATCTTAGCTTTTTGCTTTGTCTATTTTCTTCGAACAGACTCATCCTCTTTTTTGCacttgtgttctatcaaacgcGGCAACGAGATTGCTAACTGACAATTGCCACCTCTTTTTTTTGACCTCGATCTCATACGTGCAGCGAGCCGACAGCTGGTGGACGAGCAATTACGAAGAAATAGGCGCCAACGCCAACCCGTGTTTCTGCTCGGTTGAACAAAGGTGCCCCCATTGCCAGTGATACCACTTCCACCAGGACATCTCCTCGCACGACGACAACCAACACCGGGGATCCTGTCGTGTTGCCAGACCTGAGGAAGGCAGTCAGGAAGTAGGTTTCTTCATCCGCTTTCATTGACATAGCGCTATATTTTTTGATTTTCCAATGCATTCATTTAGCTTGTCACATTGTCTTCTGTCATCGCCCCCCACGTGGCAACCGCTGTTTTACCAAATGATATTTTATTTACTTTCTAAACGTGTGGCAACTTCTATTTTTTTTTTCACATGGCAAGTGGAATGTAGGCCAAATGGTAACTTTAATGTACCTTATGGCAACTGCCATCTTTTTACCGTTGTGAGCTCATCCCACGCCTAGGTTTGAAATTGCATTCATGGCAGATCAGACATTTTTATCATTCTTTCAAGGTTGCTAACATGGCAACTGCTGCTGGATGGCAACTGCTAGTTATGACACATGGCAACTGATGTTCCCCTTACATGGCAACTACCAGCTTTTCCACCTGTTTTTCCATTTTCTTAAGATTTCTACCACGGCAAACATAATTTTGTTTCATTTTTAAATACTTTTTTCATGCGCTTCATTTTTTTGCAGGGTGAAGAAGACTACTACGCGTGGGTCCAAGCATATCAGTAAGGACCCGCTCGAACGCATGCATTCAAAGTTGTCAACAGGGGGCAACTCAGATGTACAGGAGGCACCAGTCGATAATACTGCTGCTGCACCGTTGACCACTCCCACCAACTCTGATGCAAGTGGCAGACCATCTCCGCCGGCTGCAGATGTGCAGCCTACAACAATAGGCATCCGTACATCGGGGAGTGACGAGTTGGTATCTGCCAGGACAGCTGAAATACTGCCAACCCTTCTGGCAATGAAGGATGCTGCTGTGAGTCATGCCACCCCATCAGCAAGCGTTGAAGTGGACGCTCCCGAGACGAACCTAGGCAAGGAAGATTCCCGCTCATCTGACACTGATTCCAAGCGCGTGCGCGGTGGCACTCCTGTGTCCACGACGGAAGCGGTCGAGGCGGCAGTTCACAAGGACATGCCATCTACAGGTGAGAGTCCTGGCACAACAGCTCCAGCTCCTGGCGGTGCATATACTGCTAAGGCGATTGTTTCGCGTGTTGGTCTACCACCTAGGCGTCGTAGCCCCCGCAAGCAACCAACAGACATACCGAACGCACCGACAGTAGCCAGGAGCAGGAGAGACGAGTCTGGTTTTGTTCCTGCGTCCACACTGTTCCCGCCACCTGCCAAAAGCAATGTGACGGAGAAACCTGAAGACCGGAGCACAACTGATGCAGGTGTCAAGCCGGGCACGAGCGACGCAGGTGAACACCCGGAGCAGACTGCGCCTTTTCCTGCAGTGGAAATCCCCAGCATAAATCCGCGCACTTGCAGGCTCCCAGTCAACGTCGGTGTCCCCTACAGCCCAAACAAGAAGATTGTCATGAAAGCTATGGTTGATACCACTGACAACACGCCCCGCCCTGCAAATAAGGACGATCATTCTGCAGCGGCCGATTCAGATATGTTTGTTGATCTTTCACCCTTGGATTCTGCCCCGCAAGTCGTTCGTGGTCCGGCCAGCAGGAATGAGAGGCACCCAATGGCCTTTACCCCATCGAGTTTCAACCTTAGCATCAGTCAAGATCAACCGGTTGTGCAAGATCCTATGCCAGTTGCCTTTGCATTCCCAGGAGGCATGCCTGCAATGATGGCGCAGCCAATGGTCGAGGGCAGGAAGGCTGTCAAGTTCGCAGAGTCGATTGTGGCAGGTACACTTGCCATGTCCATATGATTTTTCTTGCACACGTCTGTGTAGTTTCACTGTTGTCCCAATCATATTTTTTGTTTTGGGGGGTTCTCACTTGTGATGGTAACTGACATGCGATGACATGGCAACTGGATTTGATGCACCGTGTCACCTACTTTTTTTTCTGCCATGCTGCATTTTACATTTGGGCAACCATGTGGCAACTGAAGTTGATTCAATATGGCAACCGTAGTCTCCGTAACATGGCAAACACAGTGCATCACACATGGCAACTGGAATTGATTCAACACCATGTCACCTGCATTTTTTTTGTTTCCATGCTGCATTTTTTCATAAAGCAATCACATGGCAAGTGCAGTTGACAcaacatggcaactgtagttgctGTGACATGGCAACTACATTCCAActacatggcaactgtagttgctATGACATGGTCACTACAGCTGGACCACACATGGCAACTGCCCCACTTTTTCCTACCTACAACTCACATCATGCACCCCATCTTTTCTCAGAATCCATCTGCTTTTGATTTCCTAGGTATCCTAACCCACTTTTTTTATCACTGCAGCCACACCCGAGGAGATTTCACCGTCTCTTGAAGAAACTTACCGCATGCTTGAGGAGGCAGCATTGCAGAGGAAGTCCTCACGAGGGCAAGGGCAATCAAGTTCCAACGTGCCTGCAGACACGGTATCTGAGGATACCATTAGGAGTGCCACTCCTGGTTCTGTGAGGCAGCAGAGGGTAGTGCACCCACCTCCCGCGGAAGACTACGAGCCCGAATTCAGGGCCACTAAAGAACAGACCCAGCTGTACGATATCGTCAAGCGGTTTGGAAATGCGAGGTCCAGCGACAAGCACATGAAGGAGCTAAAAGCGTAAACGACCACACCCCATAACATCTCATTTTGCTTTGCTCCTTTTTTACCATTCACATCCTTCGTACTTTCTATGTTATATTGTTTTAGTTCTTTCATAAATTTTTTTACTTAGTAGGCATGATCCTTCCATGTTATATTGTTTTCATACAGCTCATGTTTGGACAAAACCAAAGTCATTCAATGCGGAGCGATGTACGTCGACCTTGGTGATCTTGCTGAGTCCGTGAGGCCAAACGGCAAAATTTCGACGAACGTAGTTGCATGCGAGATTGACTGCATCAACAACCACACCGATGTGTGCGCTGACAAGACAATCATGCATTACAGTGTGACCTGCAAAATATGGGACGGTGACTTCCACCACAAAATCCTGAGGAAGAACTTTGCCCAACACGGTGATTTCAAGCTCACAATGAAGAAATATGTGAGTACTCCTTCAATGTCTGCACTTTTTTTTCACAAGGTGTGCTTTTTGTTGCCATCATCTGCAGTTGTGTTTTACGTGGCAGCTGTTTTCATGTGGCAACAGCTGCCGTGCACACTGACTTATTTGATTTTTGCATGCCGCGCAAACTATGTGGCAACTTGACAGTAATATACATGGCATACTTTTGTTCACACATGGACGGCAACTTTATTTCAACTACCCCCACCCATAACCAGAGTTTTTCTACATGATTCTAATTCCTTTGTCCCTCTGTTGTTCTTTACGTGAACGCTGATTCTCATTTTCCTCACTTTTTTAAATGCAGGTCATGTTCCCCATGTTCCAGGAGCTTTCACCACATGAACCACACGACAAGTGTGGTCACCACTACATGATCTGTCTTGACCTGAAGAACCAACGTGTTGAGGTGCTTGATTCAATCCGTTCGGAAGATGA containing:
- the LOC125516331 gene encoding uncharacterized protein LOC125516331, producing MYVDLGDLAESVRPNGKISTNVVACEIDCINNHTDVCADKTIMHYSVTCKIWDGDFHHKILRKNFAQHGDFKLTMKKYVMFPMFQELSPHEPHDKCGHHYMICLDLKNQRVEVLDSIRSEDDADLTTHAEFFIKNLKETWHRHYEHSKVQISHFPTGTDCGFHALEYLAKWEGRIVPAITAATVVELRKIHTWNWLTNEDFNKRSGAREFVQEAVKKVTKKYK